In the Sandaracinus amylolyticus genome, ACGTCAGCACGTGGCTGATCGTCTCCGCGTTCCCCCTCGCGCTGATCGTGCTCGTCGCGGTCTACGGGATCCGCAAGGCGCAGCAGGAGCAGACGCTGGTCGAGATGGCGGAGGTGCGCACGAAGCGTCCCGACGCGTTCGCCGCGCCCGGCGTGATCATGCTGCTGGTCCCGCTGACCTGCGCGATCCTCAACGCGGCGTACTTCTCGTACGGCTACCTGCCGAAGATCCTCGCGTCGGTCGTCGCGGCGCTCTGCATCATGCTCGGCTGCGCGATCACGCTGCGCCGTCATCCGGTGCTGCTGCTCGCGATCATCCAGCTGCTGATCGCGGGCGCGACGACGGTCTCGTACGTGTGGCAGGACGAGATCCCGTACGCGTTCGCGCAGCTCGTCGTGTCGATCGGCGAGCTGCCCGATCACGTCGGCACGGTGCAGTTCTTCATGTTCTTCACGGCGGCGCTCTGCACGCTGCCGGCGACGCTGGGCATGGGCGCGATGTTCCCGCTCACGCTGCGCGTGTGGACCGCAGGCGGCAGCGGCGTCGCGCGCGACGTCGCGACCGTCTACACCGGCAACACGCTGGGCTCGATCGTGGGCTCGTGGCTGCCCGGCTTCGTGCTGCTGCCGCTCGTCGGCATGGAGCGCACGCTGCACATCGGCATCGCGCTCAACATGCTGCTCGCGCTCGGCATGCTGATCGCGGGCGCGGCGGAGCCCGACGTCGAGACCGAGGCGGACAAGGCGAAGCCGCGCACGAAGATCTCGCCGATCGTGTCGCTGATCGTGCCGCTCGTGATCCTCGGGGCCGCGACCGGTGTGGGCCTCTGGCTGGTCGGTGACGACGCGGCGATCCGCACCGCGATCGGCCTGGGCGCGGGCGCGACGGCGCTCTTGATCGTCGGTCTCTGGGGCCTGCTGCGCGTCTCCGAGCGCGATCGCAGCGATCGCGACGCGAAGCCGCCGACGTCGGCCGAGCTGCCCACGTGGCACGCGGTGACGGTCTACGTGCTCTCGCCCGCGATCCCGGCGCTGCTCGCGCTGCTCTACGTGGGCACCCACCGCCCCGACTCGATCATGCGGTGGAACCTCACCCAGATGACGCTCGGCGTGTTCCGCGTGTCGCTCGCCGAAGGGATGCTCGATCCCGAGTCGTGGGGTCAGCCCGACCTCGTCTACTACCACGACGGTCTGAGCACCACGGTCTCGGTCGAGCGCTGGGGACGGCACTACGCGCTGAAGAACAACGGCAAGGTCGACGCCTCGAACGGCGACGACATGCCGACGCAGATCACGGTCGCGGCCTACCCGCTGCTGATGCACCAGAACGGCCCGCAGGATCTCGACGTCGCGGTCGTCGGCTTCGGCTCGGGCGTCAGCGTCGGCACCGCGCTCTCGTTCCCGGTGCGCACCGTCGACGTGATCGAGCTCGAGCGCGCGATCCCCGAGGCCGCGCGCTTCTTCCAGGACGTGAACTTCCTCGAGTACACGCGCGAGACGTTCCCCTACGTCGAGATGGATCGCCTCGAGATCATCAACGACGACGGGCGCAACTACCTCGCGTCGACCGATCGCCAGTACGACGTGATCATCAGCGAGCCGTCGAACCCCTGGATCACCGGCGTCAGCGATCTCTTCACGGTCGATCACTTCCGCATCACGAAGCGCCGGCTCCGTCCGGGCGGCATCTACTGCCAGTGGGTGCAGCTCTACGAGATGAGCCCGGAGAACATCAAGACGATCTACCGGACGTTCGCGTCGCAGTACCGCTACGTCGTGGTGCTCGCGGCGGACGATCGCTCGAGCGACACCGTGATGCTCGGATCGGACGCGCCGCTCACGTTCGATCTCGAGCGCATGCAGCGGGTGTGGGAGACGCCGCAGGTCGCGGACCGCATGACGGTGCACGACCAGCTCGAGCGCGCGTACCTGCACGCGCCCTTCGACATGCTCGCGCGCGTGCTGCTCTCGTCGAAGGACGAGGTCGAGGTCTACACGCAGCTCGAGCGTCGCCAGCGCGGCGGCGCGTGGCACGTCGACTACGCGTCGACGAACACCGGCACCTGCGAGGCCCCGGGCTGCGTGCGCGAGCCGGTGGTGCTCAACACCGACGACAACGCGCGCATCGAGTTCGCGGCGCCGCGCGACCTGATCGGCTTCGAGCGCTTCGAGGGCTACCTCGCGACGATCTACTCGCCCGAGTGGCCGTTCGGTCGGCTCGAGGATCACGTGCGCGGCTTCGGCGAAGGCGACGAGCGCGCGCGCAACCTCGCGGAGCTCGCGATGTCGCTCATCGGCCACGGGCGCTACGAGGTCGCGGCGCACTTCATCGAGCTCTCGCAGCAGGCGGGGCGCGCACGCGAGACCGCGGTGGCGCTCGAGGTGCTGACGTATTTGCTCTCGAGCGAGCACGAGCCGCGGGTGCGCATCGAGGAGCCGATGCCGGGCCCCGAGATGGATCGCGCGAGCGCCGAGCAGCTGGTGCGCGGCTTCGAGCGCGTGCGATCGGCGATCGATCGCGCGCAGTGGGGCGCGGCGCTGAGCGCGATGGAGGACATCCCGGCGCCGCTCCGCATGCACAGCGGGCCGGCGATGCGCTTCCTCTACGGCTACCTGCTCTACAAGGCGGCCGAGGGATCGTTCGCGCAGTACCGCGCGGCCGCGGAGCAGTTCGACGATCTGATCCGCACCGACGAGGACTACGTCACCTCGCACCCCGAGGTGTTCTACTTCCTCGCGCGCTCGCGCGACTCGCAGGGCGAGTACAGCGAGGCGCTCGACAACATGCGGCTCTACGTCGAAGCGCGGCTCACGTCGTCGCACGCCGATGCGCTCGAGGCCCCGGAGCCGCCCGAGGGCGAGGCCCCGGCGAGCGACGCGGCGGGCGAGTCCGACAAGACCGAGCACGACGAAGCGACGCGCGGGTGAGCCCTGCCGGAGTGCTCGTTCCGCAGGTCCCGGACGGGAGCGCGCGGATCACCCGAGAGTCTGCACAGGCCGCTGCGCACTCGGTCCGGGTGCGTAGCTCGCTGCGCAGCGATCTCGCCGCCGGATGCGAAGCCTGGTACGCAGCCGCACTGAAACCGGCCGGTCGGCCGGATGAATACTGACTCTAAGTAGCTGAAAACACACGCGCATCGCGTTTCCAACCCCCGTGGCACGTACGGTGCTGAAGGGGGCCGCCGAGGAGGACGAAGACTTCATGAGCCAGCCGACCGCCAGCAGCGCCCCCCAACAGCAGGGCCCGCGCGCGCTGCGCATCCTCGCGAAGTCGGTGTTCCGCGAGCTCAAGAGCAGCGGCTACAGCCGCTCCGACATCGTCGCGTTCGCGACCGAGATGCTCGCCCTGGTGACCACCGATCTGCGCGAAGAGGCTCCGTCGGAAGAGATCGCGGCGGCCGAGTGACGCTCGGCACGTGATCCCCGCGAGGGAGTGATGACGAAGGGAGCCCACGGGCTCCCTTCTTCGTTCCGTCAGCCGACTCGCGCCAGGCGCGCGCTCGTGTACGTCCCGTGCGGCGAGCGCGCGGGATCGTCGAGCTCGAGGAGCGACGCGTTCGCACGGAGCCGCGCCGGCTCGTGGGTGGGAGGCAGCGTCGTGACGACGCGCGGTCGCAACGAGAAGGTCGCGGTCCAGAGATCGCGCACCGTCTCGAGCGGCGGCGCGAAGCCGCGCTGACCGAGCAGCGCGCGCGACGTTGCGAGCGCGGCGCCGGTCATCCACGCGAGGTTCGCGCGGAGCGGGCCGGTCCGGCCGTGGTGCCGCGCGAAGTAACGCGCGCGCGACTCGAAGTAGTAGCGAGGCAGGCGCTTCGGCATGCCCTCGCGCGTCGAGAAGCCCGACGAGCCACCGCCGAGGTGGATCACGCGCGCGCTCGGCCAGTAGAGCATCTTCCACCCCGCGGCGCGCACCCGACGGCAGTAGTCGGCGTCCTCGAAGTACATGAAGAAGCCCTCGTCGAGCCCGCCGATCTCCGCGAGCACCTCGCGGCGCACCAGCACGCACGCGAAGCCGAGCCACTGCGGATAGAACGGACGCTCCGCGCTCGCGACCGGCGTGGGCACGCGCACCCGCGACAAGAGTCGCGACACGATGCCGGTGCTCGCCGCGACCTCGAGCTCCGAGATCGGCGTGTGATCGCGGAAGGCGCTCACGTCGAGCTCGCCGTCCGCGGTGTCGAATCGCGGTCCGACCAGGCCGGCCTCGGGATGCGCGCGCATGCCCGCGACGAGCGCGTCGAGCGCGCCCTCCGAGACGACGGTGTCGCTGTTGAGCAGCACGTACGCCTCGGCGGGACAGTGCACCCGCGCATGACGCAGCCCGAAGTTGTTGCCCGCGGCGAAGCCTCCGTTGATCGGAGAGCGCAGCACCTGCGCCCACTCGCCCCAACCTCGCTCTTCGATCGCACGCTCGATGCGATCCGCCGAGCCGTCGGCCGACGCGTTGTCGACGACCAGGACGCGGCGGCGCGCACCGATCTGCGGCGCGAGTGACGCGACGCAATCGAGCGTGAGCTCGGGCGTCCGGTAGTTGAGCACGACGATCGTCAGCTCGAACGGAATCACGCGCAAACTCCTCCTCCGCGTCCTTCACGGATCGCGCCGCTCGCCCAGCGCGCCCCTCGTCCTCCACGTCAGGTGGGCACGTATCGCGCCGGAGTCACCCTCGCATCGACGCCACATGGGCTTCTTGCGCGACCACGGGCGGTCAGCAGAGCAAGCGCCAGGCCTCGTCGCGTTCCCGAGCGCGCGTCCACGATGCGGCACGCGCAGCACGCCGTGCGCAATCGCAAGCCCCGGAAACAGGGGCCACGCGCGCGCCTCGCATCGCGCACGCCCGTGGCTCGGGCGCCACGATCGAGAGGCGTCGTGGCACGCGAGGAGTGGGCTACGCGGCCTCGGGGCCTACCTTGACCGCGCCGAAGGGCGAGGGCTAGATTCCGCGCCCCTTCGGGGATCCCGGCATTTCGCGCGCCGATCGAGCCCTTCTCGACGTTCGTTTCGAGAGCGACGCGCGAGGGATCGAAGAGGCATCCGGAAGGAAGACAGGAGTCGAATCATGGCGACCCGCATCGCGATCAACGGCTTCGGCCGAATCGGACGTTGCGTCACGCGCGTCCTCGTGGACACCAAGAACGCGGACCTCGAGCTGGTCGCGATCAACGACCTCACCGACCCCGCGACGCTCGCGCACCTGCTCAAGTACGACTCGGTGCACCGTCGGTTCGACGCGGACGTCGAGGCGGGCAGCGACTCGATCTCGATCAACGGCAAGAAGATCCCGATCTACGCGAAGAAGGATCCCGCCGAGCTTCCGTGGAAGGACCTCGGCGTCGACATCGTGCTCGAGTGCACGGGCCGCTTCCGCGACAAGGCGGGCGGCGAGAAGCACATCGCGGCGGGCGCGAAGCGCGTGGTCATCAGCGCGCCCGGCGAGAAGGACATCGACGGGACGTTCTGCATCGGGATCAACAGCGACAAGTACGACCCGAGCAAGCACCGCATCGTGTCGAACGCGTCGTGCACGACGAACTGCCTCGCGCCGATCACGAAGGTGATCCACGAGGCGTTCGGCGTGATCAAGGGCCACATGGTCACGGTCCACTCGTACACGAACGACCAGAACCTGCTGGACCTCCCGCACAAGGATCTGCGTCGCGCGCGCGCGGCCGCGCTCTCGATGATCCCGTCGACGACCGGCGCCGCGAAGGCGATCGGCCTCGTGCTCCCCGAGCTCAAGGGCAAGCTCGACGGCACGTCGATCCGCGTCCCCACGCCGAACGTCTCGCTCACCTGCCTCACCGCGCACGTGAGCAAGAAGGTGACGAAGGAAGAAGTGAACGCGGCGCTCGAGGCGGCGTCGAAGGGCGCGCTCAAGGGCATCCTCGGCTTCGAGCGGGCCGAGCTCGTGTCGAGCGACTACATCGGCGATCCGCGCAGCTCGATCGTCGACGCGGCGCAGACCTCGGTGGTCGGTGACGACCTCGTCGAGGTGCACAGCTGGTACGACAACGAGTGGGGCTTCTCGCACCGCATGGTCGACCTCACCGCGCTCATCGCGAAGAAGGGCGCCTGACCCATGTCGCTCGAGGGGATTCGCAGCGTTCGTGATCTTCCGGTCGAAGGACGGCGCGTGTTCGTGCGCGTCGACTTCAACGTGCCGCTCGAGGGAGGCAAGGTCGGCGACGACACGCGCATCCGCGCGGCGATCCCGACGCTGCGACATCTCCTCGAGCGCGGTGCGCGCGTGGTGATCGCGTCGCACCTCGGGCGTCCGAAGGGCGCGCCCGATCCGAAGTACTCGATGGAGCCCGCGGCGCAGAAGCTGGCGGAGCTGATGGGCGTCGAGGTGCTGCTCGCCGACGACTGCGTGGGCGATGGTCCGCGCAAGGTCGTGCAGGATCTCCGCGAGGGGCAGATCGCCTGCCTCGAGAACCTCCGCTTCCATGCGGAGGAGGAGAAGAACGACGCGCAGTTCGCGGCGGAGCTCGCGAAGCTCGGCGACGTGTACGTGAACGACGCGTTCGGTGCGGCGCATCGCGCGCACGCGTCGGTCGCGGCGCTGCCGAAGCTGATCCGCGATCGCGGCGCGGGCTTCCTGATGGAGGCCGAGCTCGACGCGCTCGGGAAGATCAGCAAGGGCGAGGTGCAGCGGCCCTACGTCGCGGTGCTCGGCGGCGCGAAGGTGAGCGACAAGCTCGCGGTGCTCGAGGCGCTGCTGCAGAAGGTGGACGCGCTGATCATCGGCGGCGCGATGGCGAACACGTTCCTCGCGGCCAAGGGCGCGTCGATGGGCAAGAGCCTCGTCGAGCAGGACAAGCTCGCGCTCGCGCGCACGATCATGACGCGCGCGGGTGAGCGCAAGGTGGACCTGCTGCTCCCCGACGACTTCGTGGTCGGGACCGGGCTCGACGCGACGTCGGGGCGGGTCGCGCTGCCCGACGAGATCGGCGAGAACGAGATGGCGCTCGACATCGGGCCGAAGAGCCTCGAGGCGTTCTCGAAGAAGCTGCGCAGCGCGAAGACGGTGTTCTGGAACGGCCCGATGGGTCTGTTCGAGAACGAGGCGTTCGCGGCGGGCACGCGCGGGATCGCGAAGACGATGAGCGAGCTCTCGGGCGCGTTCACGGTCGTCGGCGGTGGCGACAGCGTCGCGGCGGTGCAGGAGACCGGGCTCGCCGACAAGTTCGGGCACGTCTCGACGGGCGGTGGCGCGTCGCTCGAGCTGCTCGAGGGACGCAAGCTGCCGGGCGTGGACGCGCTGCGATGAGCGCGCGGAAGAAGCTCGTCGCGGGCAACTGGAAGCTCCACCACGATCGTGCGGCGAGCGTCGAGCTCGCGAAGGCGATCGCGGCGGGGCTTCCGTCGTCGCAGGTCGAGGTGGTGATCGCGCCGGTGTTCACGTCGCTCGACGTCGTGCGCGGCGCGATCGCGGGCACGCCGATCGGCCTGAGCGCGCAGAACCTGCACTGGGACGACTCGGGCGCGTTCACGGGCGAGGTCTCGGCGCCGCTCCTCAAGGACGTCGGCTGCACCCACGTGATCATCGGGCACTCGGAGCGGCGTCAGCTCTTCGGCGAGACCGACGATCGCGTGAGCAAGAGGCTCGGTGCGGCGCTGAAGCACGGGCTCGTGCCGATCGTGTGCGTGGGCGAGACGCTCGAGGAGCGCGAGGCCGGGCGCACGCTCGACGTGGTGCTCGGGCAGATCGACGCGGCGCTCGCCGGGATCACGAAGGACGCGCTCGCCGGGATCGTGATCGCGTACGAGCCGGTGTGGGCGATCGGGACCGGGAAGGTCGCGAAGTCGTCGGACGCGCAGGAGGTCCAGGCGGCGATCCGCGCGCGGATGAGCGAGCGGATCGATGCGGGCGCGGCGCAGAAGACGCGGATCCTCTACGGCGGCAGTGTGAAGCCGGACAACGCCGCGGAGCTGATGGCGCAGCCGGACGTGGACGGCGCGCTGGTCGGCGGCGCCTCGCTCAAGGCCGACTCGTTCCTCGCGATCGTGAAGGGTGCCCTGCCCGCTTCGTGAGGAAGCTGGAACGCACGCCTGACCCTGCTATGTTCGGCCGTCCGTCGGTCTGGGAGCCCTGTCGATGTATCTCTTCGTGTCGATCCTCTACTGCCTCGTCTGCGCGTTCCTGATCTTCGTCGTGCTGCTCCAGCAGGGGCGCGGCGGCGGCATGGGCTCGGCGTTCGGTGGCAGCAGCCAGACCGTCTTCGGCGGTGCGGGCGCAGGCAACATCCTCACGCGGATCACCTCGATCTGCGCGGGGCTGTTCATGGTGCTCAGCGCGCTGCTCGCGTACATGTCGTCGGGCAGCGACTCGACCCTCGAGGACGTGACGCGCGAGATCGAAGAGCGTCAGAGCGCCGAGGTGACGGCCGAGGAAGAGCCCGGCGAGCCCGCGCCCGAGGCGGGCGAGACCCCGGCGGCGGCCGAGGGCGTGCCGACCGAGGACACGGTCGACCCCGACGGGCTCGAGGGTGATCCCCAGACCGGCCAGCCGATGGAGGTCGCGCCGAGCGAGGGCAGCTCGGATCCCGCGGCGGCGTCGCCGACGGCGATCGCCCCGAGCGCGGAAGCGCCTGCGGCCGAGCCCGCTGCGGAGCCCGCGCCGGCGGCAGAGCCCGCGCCCGCGGCCCCTGCGGCCGAGCAGCCTGCCGCAGAGCAGCCCGCGACGCCCTGAACGGTTCGCGCGCCCGAAACGACGGCGTCAGCTCGAGAGAGCTGGCGCCGTTCGCGTTCCGTCCCCGCGCAGCCCGTTCAGTCGGGCATCGGAATGGGACGCGACGACTCGAGCGCGATCAGCGCGCGCTCCGCGGCCTGCATGTAGTCCGCGTGCCCGTGCTCCGCGGCGAGCCGCAGCACCTCGCGCAGCGCCGCCCTCGCCTCCTCGGGCTCACCGCGCGCCTGGTCGATCATCGCGAGGTAGTAGCGACCTTGCACGAGGTCCCAGACGAGCCCGCGCGCATCCGCGAAGTCGTTGGCGTCGACCACGTGGCGACGCCCTTCTTCGCTCCCGAAGCGCATCGCGTCGATGAACCCGAGGATGCGCATGTCGCCCATCATCAGGCTCTCGTAGCCGTGATCGCGCGCGAGCTCGTACGAGTAGCGCAGCGACGCGAACGCGCGCTTGTAGTCGCCGAGCCGGAGGTGCGCCTCACCGACGTTGTGCGCGTTGACCGCGGCCTCGTAGGTGAAGCCGTACTCCTTCGCGAGCTCGAGCGCGCGCTCGCCCACTTCGATCGACGCCGCGTAGTCGCGCGCGAAGAAGTGCACGAGCGACTCCATCTTCAAGAGCTCGCACTCGGTG is a window encoding:
- the gap gene encoding type I glyceraldehyde-3-phosphate dehydrogenase — translated: MATRIAINGFGRIGRCVTRVLVDTKNADLELVAINDLTDPATLAHLLKYDSVHRRFDADVEAGSDSISINGKKIPIYAKKDPAELPWKDLGVDIVLECTGRFRDKAGGEKHIAAGAKRVVISAPGEKDIDGTFCIGINSDKYDPSKHRIVSNASCTTNCLAPITKVIHEAFGVIKGHMVTVHSYTNDQNLLDLPHKDLRRARAAALSMIPSTTGAAKAIGLVLPELKGKLDGTSIRVPTPNVSLTCLTAHVSKKVTKEEVNAALEAASKGALKGILGFERAELVSSDYIGDPRSSIVDAAQTSVVGDDLVEVHSWYDNEWGFSHRMVDLTALIAKKGA
- a CDS encoding phosphoglycerate kinase, with amino-acid sequence MSLEGIRSVRDLPVEGRRVFVRVDFNVPLEGGKVGDDTRIRAAIPTLRHLLERGARVVIASHLGRPKGAPDPKYSMEPAAQKLAELMGVEVLLADDCVGDGPRKVVQDLREGQIACLENLRFHAEEEKNDAQFAAELAKLGDVYVNDAFGAAHRAHASVAALPKLIRDRGAGFLMEAELDALGKISKGEVQRPYVAVLGGAKVSDKLAVLEALLQKVDALIIGGAMANTFLAAKGASMGKSLVEQDKLALARTIMTRAGERKVDLLLPDDFVVGTGLDATSGRVALPDEIGENEMALDIGPKSLEAFSKKLRSAKTVFWNGPMGLFENEAFAAGTRGIAKTMSELSGAFTVVGGGDSVAAVQETGLADKFGHVSTGGGASLELLEGRKLPGVDALR
- a CDS encoding glycosyltransferase family 2 protein, yielding MIPFELTIVVLNYRTPELTLDCVASLAPQIGARRRVLVVDNASADGSADRIERAIEERGWGEWAQVLRSPINGGFAAGNNFGLRHARVHCPAEAYVLLNSDTVVSEGALDALVAGMRAHPEAGLVGPRFDTADGELDVSAFRDHTPISELEVAASTGIVSRLLSRVRVPTPVASAERPFYPQWLGFACVLVRREVLAEIGGLDEGFFMYFEDADYCRRVRAAGWKMLYWPSARVIHLGGGSSGFSTREGMPKRLPRYYFESRARYFARHHGRTGPLRANLAWMTGAALATSRALLGQRGFAPPLETVRDLWTATFSLRPRVVTTLPPTHEPARLRANASLLELDDPARSPHGTYTSARLARVG
- the secG gene encoding preprotein translocase subunit SecG — its product is MYLFVSILYCLVCAFLIFVVLLQQGRGGGMGSAFGGSSQTVFGGAGAGNILTRITSICAGLFMVLSALLAYMSSGSDSTLEDVTREIEERQSAEVTAEEEPGEPAPEAGETPAAAEGVPTEDTVDPDGLEGDPQTGQPMEVAPSEGSSDPAAASPTAIAPSAEAPAAEPAAEPAPAAEPAPAAPAAEQPAAEQPATP
- the tpiA gene encoding triose-phosphate isomerase, translating into MSARKKLVAGNWKLHHDRAASVELAKAIAAGLPSSQVEVVIAPVFTSLDVVRGAIAGTPIGLSAQNLHWDDSGAFTGEVSAPLLKDVGCTHVIIGHSERRQLFGETDDRVSKRLGAALKHGLVPIVCVGETLEEREAGRTLDVVLGQIDAALAGITKDALAGIVIAYEPVWAIGTGKVAKSSDAQEVQAAIRARMSERIDAGAAQKTRILYGGSVKPDNAAELMAQPDVDGALVGGASLKADSFLAIVKGALPAS